The proteins below are encoded in one region of Acidimicrobiia bacterium:
- a CDS encoding amidohydrolase family protein — protein MPVTAPETFVDADGHVLEHPNAMLDYAPRRYQERIWHVETDEEGHDWVVFDGSRNPANVFAYAGSGGLTPAEQARAAAGEIRYADIRPGAFEPGPRLADLDAERIDQTVLYPTTLLGIAGVQDLDFATAQCRAYNDWLSDFCASAPDRLFGVAIIPQQDPEAAAAELRRAAGRPNLVGTFIRPNPVVEWRHFLDPVWDPIWRAASETGWPLGLHPFLAGDVPGAVVGLRLNTIRARTGMRIEGGLNMDNIFYTQCIGNPVDMMTSLAFILAGGVCERFPDLTLIVLETNGGWITPWMERLDHHYKIFPFDVPDLRMAPSEYFRRQCYVSFDADEETLPLAAQSRYVGADRIIWASDYPHPDAKFPGTVAELLENIGGMDLPDQQAIASENARRLYRLPAPA, from the coding sequence ATGCCCGTCACCGCACCCGAGACGTTCGTCGACGCCGACGGGCACGTGCTCGAGCACCCGAACGCGATGCTCGACTACGCGCCGCGCCGCTACCAGGAGCGCATCTGGCACGTCGAGACCGACGAGGAGGGGCACGACTGGGTGGTCTTCGATGGCTCGCGCAACCCCGCCAACGTGTTCGCCTACGCCGGGTCCGGTGGCCTGACACCCGCCGAGCAGGCCCGCGCCGCCGCCGGCGAGATCCGCTACGCCGACATCCGCCCCGGGGCCTTCGAGCCGGGCCCGCGCCTCGCCGACCTCGACGCCGAGCGGATCGACCAGACCGTCCTGTACCCGACGACGCTGCTCGGGATCGCCGGGGTGCAGGACCTCGACTTCGCCACCGCGCAGTGCCGCGCCTACAACGACTGGCTCAGCGACTTCTGCGCCTCCGCGCCCGACCGGCTGTTCGGGGTGGCCATCATCCCGCAGCAGGACCCCGAGGCGGCGGCGGCCGAGCTCCGCCGGGCCGCCGGCCGGCCCAACCTGGTCGGGACGTTCATCCGCCCCAACCCGGTCGTCGAGTGGCGCCACTTCCTCGACCCGGTGTGGGACCCCATCTGGCGGGCCGCGTCCGAGACCGGGTGGCCCCTCGGGCTGCACCCGTTCCTCGCCGGCGACGTGCCGGGAGCCGTGGTCGGCCTCCGGCTCAACACGATCAGGGCCCGCACCGGCATGCGGATCGAGGGCGGCCTGAACATGGACAACATCTTCTACACCCAGTGCATCGGGAACCCGGTCGACATGATGACGAGCCTGGCCTTCATCCTCGCCGGCGGCGTTTGCGAGCGGTTCCCGGACCTGACGCTCATCGTGCTGGAGACGAACGGCGGGTGGATCACGCCGTGGATGGAGCGCCTCGACCACCACTACAAGATCTTCCCGTTCGACGTGCCGGACCTGCGCATGGCTCCCTCCGAGTACTTCCGGCGGCAGTGCTACGTGTCGTTCGACGCCGACGAGGAGACGCTGCCGCTGGCGGCGCAGTCCCGCTACGTCGGGGCGGACCGCATCATCTGGGCGTCGGACTATCCGCATCCCGACGCCAAGTTCCCGGGGACCGTCGCCGAGCTCCTGGAGAACATCGGCGGCATGGACCTGCCCGACCAGCAGGCCATCGCCTCCGAGAACGCGCGCCGCCTTTACCGGCTCCCCGCGCCGGCCTGA
- a CDS encoding alpha/beta hydrolase: MAATVVLVHGAWHGAWCWEKVVGRLRDDGVPVLAVDLPGHGDSREALGDLAVDAAALRSTLDGLDEAVVCGHSYGGAVVGEAGVHPAVRHLVFVSAIVLAPGESCQGSVTPAEPVEPSLLADGLRVGDDGTVTVDPVVAVPAFYHDCSPADVERALPRLGPQRVDSLHTPARGAAWRERPSTYAVCRDDRALPPGLQRAFARRATEVVEWPTSHSPFLSRPELVTALLAARARAVES; this comes from the coding sequence GTGGCGGCGACCGTGGTCCTGGTGCACGGGGCGTGGCACGGCGCCTGGTGCTGGGAGAAGGTCGTCGGTCGGCTGCGCGACGACGGGGTGCCGGTGCTGGCGGTCGACCTGCCCGGGCACGGCGACAGCCGCGAGGCGCTCGGCGACCTGGCGGTCGACGCCGCCGCGCTCCGGTCGACCCTCGACGGGCTCGACGAGGCCGTGGTCTGTGGCCACTCCTACGGCGGGGCCGTGGTCGGAGAGGCCGGCGTCCATCCGGCTGTCCGCCACCTCGTCTTCGTCAGCGCGATCGTGCTCGCCCCCGGCGAGTCGTGCCAAGGCTCGGTCACGCCCGCCGAGCCGGTGGAGCCGTCCCTGCTGGCCGACGGCCTGCGCGTCGGCGACGACGGCACCGTGACCGTGGACCCCGTGGTGGCGGTCCCGGCCTTCTACCACGACTGCTCGCCGGCAGACGTCGAGCGGGCGCTGCCGCGACTCGGCCCGCAACGCGTTGACTCGCTGCACACCCCGGCCCGGGGGGCGGCCTGGCGGGAGCGGCCCAGCACGTACGCGGTCTGCCGCGACGACCGCGCCCTCCCGCCGGGGCTCCAACGGGCCTTCGCGCGGCGCGCCACCGAGGTGGTCGAGTGGCCGACCAGCCACTCCCCCTTCCTCTCTCGCCCCGAGCTCGTCACGGCGCTGCTGGCCGCCCGAGCCCGG